Sequence from the Streptomyces sp. NBC_00358 genome:
AAGGTCCGGCGTAGAGGGTAAGACCCCCGTAGTCGAAACATCAACGGCTCGTTTGAGAGACACCCAAGTAGCACGGGGCCCGAGAAATCCCGTGTGAATCTGGCGGGACCACCCGCTAAGCCTAAATATTCCCTGGTGACCGATAGCGGATAGTACCGTGAGGGAATGGTGAAAAGTACCGCGGGAGCGGAGTGAAATAGTACCTGAAACCGTGTGCCTACAAGCCGTGGGAGCGTCGCGCATTGAGTTTACTCAGTGCGTCGTGACTGCGTGCCTTTTGAAGAATGAGCCTGCGAGTTTGCGGTGCGTTGCGAGGTTAACCCGTGTGGGGAAGCCGTAGCGAAAGCGAGTCCGAATAGGGCGATTCAGTAGCGCGCTCAAGACCCGAAGCGGAGTGATCTAGCCATGGGCAGGTTGAAGCGGCTGTAAGAGGTCGTGGAGGACCGAACCCACCAGGGTTGAAAACCTGGGGGATGACCTGTGGTTAGGGGTGAAAGGCCAATCAAACTCCGTGATAGCTGGTTCTCCCCGAAATGCATTTAGGTGCAGCGTCGTGTGTTTCTTGCCGGAGGTAGAGCACTGGATAGGCGATGGGCCCTACCGGGTTACTGACCTTAGCCAAACTCCGAATGCCGGTAAGTGAGAGCGCGGCAGTGAGACTGTGGGGGATAAGCTCCATGGTCGAGAGGGAAACAGCCCAGAGCATCGACTAAGGCCCCTAAGCGTACGCTAAGTGGGAAAGGATGTGGAGTCGCACAGACAACCAGGAGGTTGGCTTAGAAGCAGCCACCCTTGAAAGAGTGCGTAATAGCTCACTGGTCTAGTGATTCCGCGCCGACAATGTAGCGGGGCTCAAGCGTACCGCCGAAGTCGTGTCATTGCAGCAATAGGGCCAACGCCCGCTGTGATGGGTAGGGGAGCGTCGTGTGCCGGGTGAAGCCGCGCCGGAAGGCAGTGGTGGACGGTTCACGAGTGAGAATGCAGGCATGAGTAGCGATACACACGTGAGAAACGTGTGCGCCGATTGACTAAGGGTTCCTGGGTCAAGCTGATCTGCCCAGGGTAAGTCGGGACCTAAGGCGAGGCCGACAGGCGTAGTCGATGGATAACCGGTTGATATTCCGGTACCCGCTGTGAAGCGTCAAACATTGAACCAGGCGATGCTAAGTCCGTGAAGCCGCCCCGGAGCCTTCGGGCAAGGGGGAGTGGTGGAGCCGACGGTCCAGACCTGTAGTAGGTGAGTGATGGGGTGACGCAGGAAGGTAGTCCATCCCGGGCGGTGGTTGTCCCGGGGTAAGGGTGTAGGCCGTGTGATAGGCAAATCCGTCACACATTAAGGCTGAGACCTGATGCCGAGCCGATTGTGGTGAAGTGGATGATCCTATGCTGTCGAGAAAAGCCTCTAGCGAGTTTCATGGCGGCCCGTACCCTAAACCGACTCAGGTGGTCAGGTAGAGAATACCGAGGCGTTCGGGTGAACTATGGTTAAGGAACTCGGCAAAATGCCCCCGTAACTTCGGGAGAAGGGGGCCATCACTGGTGATCCGATTTACTCGGTGAGCTGGGGGTGGCCGCAGAGACCAGCGAGAAGCGACTGTTTACTAAAAACACAGGTCCGTGCGAAGCCGTAAGGCGATGTATACGGACTGACGCCTGCCCGGTGCTGGAACGTTAAGGGGACCGGTTAGTCACTCTTCGGGGTGGCGAAGCTGAGAACTTAAGCGCCAGTAAACGGCGGTGGTAACTATAACCATCCTAAGGTAGCGAAATTCCTTGTCGGGTAAGTTCCGACCTGCACGAATGGCGTAACGACTTCTCGACTGTCTCAACCATAGGCCCGGTGAAATTGCACTACGAGTAAAGATGCTCGTTTCGCGCAGCAGGACGGAAAGACCCCGGGACCTTTACTACAGTTTGATATTGGTGTTCGGTTCGGCTTGTGTAGGATAGGTGGGAGACTGTGAAGTGCGGGCGCCAGCCCGTGTGGAGTCGCCGTTGAAATACCACTCTGGTCGTGCTGGATGTCTAACCTGGGTCCGTGATCCGGATCAGGGACAGTGTCTGATGGGTAGTTTAACTGGGGCGGTTGCCTCCTAAAGAGTAACGGAGGCGCCCAAAGGTTCCCTCAGCCTGGTTGGCAATCAGGTGTTGAGTGTAAGTGCACAAGGGAGCTTGACTGTGAGACCGACGGGTCGAGCAGGGACGAAAGTCGGGACTAGTGATCCGGCGGTGGCTTGTGGAAGCGCCGTCGCTCAACGGATAAAAGGTACCCCGGGGATAACAGGCTGATCTTCCCCAAGAGTCCATATCGACGGGATGGTTTGGCACCTCGATGTCGGCTCGTCGCATCCTGGGGCTGGAGTCGGTCCCAAGGGTTGGGCTGTTCGCCCATTAAAGCGGTACGCGAGCTGGGTTTAGAACGTCGTGAGACAGTTCGGTCCCTATCCGCTGTGCGCGTAGGAATATTGAGAAGGGCTGTCCCTAGTACGAGAGGACCGGGACGGACGAACCTCTGGTGTGCCAGTTGTCCTGCCAAGGGCATGGCTGGTTGGCTACGTTCGGGAGGGATAACCGCTGAAAGCATCTAAGCGGGAAGCCTGCTTCGAGATGAGTATTCCCACCCCCTTTGAGGGGTTAAGGCTCCCAGTAGACGACTGGGTTGATAGGCCAGATCTGGAAGGCGGGCAACCGCTGGAGGTGACTGGTACTAATAGGCCGAGGGCTTGTCCTCAGTTGCTCGCGTCCACTGTGTAGTTCCCAGACAACGAACGGTTGTGCTGGCTGAACAGTTCCACTTACTTAATTGAAGAGTGTGCTTGTTCGCTGCCCGTTCGAGGCCTCGTTCATGACGAGGTGTCTGACAGGGTTTCGGTGGTCATAGCGTGAGGGAAACGCCCGGTTACATTCCGAACCCGGAAGCTAAGCCTCACAGCGCCGATGGTACTGCAGGGGGGACCCTGTGGGAGAGTAGGACGCCGCCGAACAATCTTTGGAGGACCCCTGGTCCCAGCGACTCGCTGGAACCAGGGGTCCTTTTTGTTTTTTCCGAAGCGCGCCGAGTACCCGGCTGCGCGAGAATGACTTGCGGTACCAATGACAGGAGTCACCATGTCCACCAACTCTCCCGACGAGCGACCGGAGCGCGACCAGCGCCGTCGTGACAGTGGTGACCGCGGTGACCACCGCGGGGGCCCGCGCCGAGACAACGACCGCGGCGGCTCCGGCCGACGTGACGACCGCCGTGACGGCGACCGTGGCGGAGACCGCGGTGGCTTCCGCCGTGACGACAACCGCGGTGGCGCCGGCGGCGCGGGCGGCCGTGACAGCGGCGGCCGGCCGCCGTTCCGTCGTGACGACCGTCCGAGCGGTCCGCGCCGCGACGACCGTACGTCCGCCCCGCGTCGCGACGGGGACCGTCCTGCCTTCAACCGTGACGATCGGCCCAGCAGCCCGCGCCGTGATGACAACCGCGGCGGCGGTAGTGGCGGCGGCTTCCGTCGCGATGACAACCGTGGTGGCAGTGGTACCGGTGGCGGCGGTTTCCGCCGTGACGACAACCGCGGCAGCAGCAGTGGTGGCGGCTTCCGTCGCGATGACAACCGCGGTGGCGGTAGCGGTGGTGGGTTCCGTCGCGACGACCGTGGCGGCAGCAGCAGTGGTGGCGGTTTCCGCCGTGACGACCGTGGTGGCAGCAGCAGTGGCGGGTTCCGTCGCGATGACAACCGCGGTGGCAGTGGAACCGGTGGCGGCGGCTTCCGCCGTGACGACAACCGCGGCAGCAGCAGTGGTGGCGGCTTCCGTCGCGACGACAACCGCGGTGGCGGTAGCGGTGGTGGGTTCCGTCGCGACGACCGTGGCGGCAGCGGTAGTGGTGGCGGTTTCCGCCGTGACGACAACCGTGGTGGCAGTGGTACCGGTGGCGGCGGCTTCCGTCGTGACGACCGTGGCGGCAGCGGTAGTGGTGGCGGCTTCCGTCGCGACGACAACCGCGGTGGCAGCAGCAGTGGCGGGGGCTTCCCCCGTGACGACCGCGGCGGCAACAGCGGTGGCGGTTTCCGTCGCGACGACCGTGGCGACTTCCGCCGTGACGACAGGCGCGACGACCGTGGCCCCCGTCGCGACGCCGACCGCCCGCCCTTCCGCCGTGACGACAACCGTGGCGGCAGCGACTTCCGCCGTGACGAGCGGCCCAGCACTCCGCGTCGCGATGACGACCGTGGCGGCTTCCGCCGTGACGACAACCGTGGCGGCAGCGACTTCCGCCGTGACGAGCGGCCCAGCACTCCGCGTCGCGATGACGACCGCGGTGGCTTCCGCCGTGACGACAATCGCGGCGGCAGCGACTTCCGTCGCGACGAGCGGCCCAGCACTCCGCGTCGCGATGACGACCGCGGTGGCTTCCGCCGTGACGACAACCGCGGCGGCGGTGGCGGCGGCGACTTCCGTCGTGACGAGCGCCGTGGCGACGACCGTGGTGGGTTCCGCCGTGACGACAACCGCGGCGGCAGCGACTTCCGCCGTGACGAGCGGCCCAGCACTCCGCGTCGCGATGACGACCGCGGTGGCTTCCGCCGTGACGACAACCGCGGCGGCAGCGACCGTCCGCCCTTCCGCCGTGACGACCGTGGCGACTTCCGTCGCGACGACAACCGTGGCGGCGGCAGCGGCGGCGGGTTCCGAGGCCGTGACGACCGGGGCCGCGACGACCGTGGCCGCGGTGGGCCGCGCGGCGACGACCGGCACGGTGGCGGCCGTTTCCGCGACGAGCGGGAGCGGGACCGTGAGCCGATCAAGCGGCTGCCGATCCCGGACGAGGTCACCGGCGAGGAGATCGACAAGGACGTACGGCAGGAGCTCATGAGCCTGCCCAAGGGCCTTGCCGAGGAGGTCTCGCGCAACCTGGTGATGGTGGCCCGGCTCATCGACGAGGACCCCGAGGGCGCCTACGCGTACTCGAGGATCGCCCTGCGGCTGGCGTCGCGTGTCGCGGCCGTGCGCGAGGCGGCCGGCTTCGCCGCGTACGCGAACCAGAAGTTCAGCGAGGCGCTCGCCGAGTTCCGCGCCGCGCGCCGGATGACCGGCAGCGTGGAGCTGTGGCCCGTGATGGCGGACTGCGAGCGCGGTCTCGGCCGGCCCGAGAAGGCGCTGGAGATGGCCGGGGCGCCCGAGGTGCAGAAGCTGGACAAGGCGAGCCAGGTCGAGATGCGGCTCGTGGCCGCCGGTGCCCGGCGGGACATGGATCAGCTGGAAGCCGCGATCGTCACGCTGCAGAGCCCGGAGCTCGCCTCGAACTCCGTACAGCCCTGGACCGCGCGGCTGCGGTACGCCTACGCCGACGCGCTCCTGGCCGCCGGCCGTGAGGGCGAGGCACGCGAGTGGTTCGCCAAGACCGTCGAGTCCGACAAGGACAGCAGCACGGACGCCTCCGACCGGCTCGCCGAGCTGGACGGCGTCGAGTTCGTCGACGCGCTCGTCGAGGACGACGAGGCCGGGAGCGGCCAGGCGAGCGCGTCCAAGGCCGGGACGGACGTCCACGCCGAGGACGGGCACCAGGACGAAGAGGATGAGGACGACGACGAGATCGAGTCCGTGACCACGGACGGGATCACGGACGACGTCGACGACCTCGACGACGAGGACGAGGACGAGGACGAAGACCTCGACAGGGACGACGACGAGGACGAGGACGACCGCGAGGACGACGCTCCTCACCGTCCCCAGAGCTGACGTCGGACACGTCTGACACTGCGGGACAAACACGTGGGCGGTGGGACACCGGAAGGTGTCCCACCGCCCACGTGGCGTTTCCGGGTCCGTGCCCCCTCAGGGGGCGAGCGCCCGCAGGACCAGACCCGACGCCGGCTTCGGGCCGAAGGACGTCGACTTGCGCGGCATCGTGACCCCCTGGCGGGCGAGATCGCGTACGACCTCCTCGTGGACCGGGTGCATCAGGACGGCCGTGCCTCCGTCCTGTTCCGCCTTCTCGACCGTGGCACTCGTGTCGTGGATGTACGCGATGTGCGCGGGGGAGTCCTCCGGGATGCCCCACACATGGTCGAGGAGTACGGCGTGCAGGACCGTGGCGTCCAGCGTGCGCCAGGCCTCCGGCCGGTCGGCCGGGACCGTACGGGCGAGAAGGTCCGGCGACGGGCGGTCGACGAGGTGGAAGGAGCCGTCGCCGGCGAGGAGGAAGGCGTTCCCCTCGGAGGCCGCCTCGGACAGTGCACCCAGCGCCTCGGCGAGGGGCACGTCGAGGTGACGTACGCGGAAGGAGTCGCCCAGGCCGGCCAGTGCCTCGGCGACCGGCAGGCGGTGCAGCAGGCGGTGGATGGCCCGGACGCGCAGCGGATAGCGGCCCGTGTCCACCAGAAGGACCAGACCGTAGTCCCAGGGGCTCGGCGAGGGGTGCTCCGCGCGTAGACGCAGATAGGTCGCCCAGCGGTGATGGCCGTCGGCGATCAGGGCCTGGTGCCGGCCGAGATCCGTCCGGATCTCCGCGAGCTCCGCCGGGTCGGTGACCGCCCACAGGCGGTGGCTGATGCCGTCCTCCGTGGTGGTGGACAGCAGCGGTGTCCGGGCGACGGTGCGTTCGATGACGGCGGCCGTGCCGGCCCCGGAGCCGTTGCCGCGATAGGTCAGCAGCAGGGGTTCGAGGTTGGCCGAGGTGGCGCGCATCAGGGCCGCGCGGTCGGCGATGACGTGCGGCATCACGTCCTCGTGCGGGAGGACGACGCCGTCGGACGGCTCCGACAGGCGCAGGTTGCCGATCACGCCCCGCTGCAGCAGGTCGCCGTCGCGTTGCTCGTACACGTACAGGCCCGGCTCGGGATCGGCTGCCAGGATGCCCTCCGACAGCCAGTGGCGCAGCGTGTCGGCGGCCTGCTGGTTGCGGGCGGCGGGAGTGCCGTCCTGCGGGAGGATCAGCCGGACGATGTTGTACGGGTCGGCGGATTCGAGTTCGAGCAGTCCGTCGGGCCGGACGATGACGTCGTACGGCGGGGATGTCACGGCGGCCAGGCTGCCGACCCGGTCGGGGTCGTAGCGCAGGCCTCGGAACGGGGTGAGTTCGAGGCCGCTCCCTGCCGGTGTTTCCTCCTCGGGACCTGCATAGTTCATTGGGGCATCGTAAGTGTGTCAGTGGCATGCGCGATGATCGGGGCAAAGGGATCGAACGAGGAGCGATGTGCAATGAGCCAGACCGTCAGGACGCGGCCCGAAGGCAGTGGCCAGGCCCTGAGCGAGGCGTACGACACGGCGCTGCTGGATCTGGACGGAGTGGTGTACGCGGGCGGTCTCGCCATCGCGCATGCCGTGGAGTCCCTCGGGACGGCGAGCAAGGGCGGCATGCACCTCGCGTACGTCACCAACAACGCGCTGCGCACTCCGGACGCCGTCGCCGAGCACCTCACGGAGCTGGGCATACCGACGGAGGCCTCGGACGTCATCACCTCGGCGCAGGCCGTGGCCCGGCTCATCAGCGAGCAGGTGCCCGCGGGGGCGCGGGTGCTGGTCATCGGGGGTGACGGGCTGCGGGTCGCGCTCCGTGAGCGCGGGCTGGAGCCGGTCGACTCCGCGGAGGACGAGCCCGTCGCGGTCGTTCAGGGGTACGGCGGTCCCGATCTGACCTGGTCGCGCTTCGCGGAGGCCTGCTACGCCATCGCGCGCGGTGTGCCCTGGTTCGCCTCCAACACCGATCTGACGATTCCGGGCGCACGCGGGATCGCGCCGGGCAACGGCGCGGCGGTCGAGGTCGTCCGCATCGCCACGGGCGCCGAGCCGCAGGTGGCGGGCAAGCCACTGCCCCCGATGCACCGAGAGACGATTCTGCGGACCGGGGCGAAGCGGCCGCTGGTGGTCGGTGACCGGCTGGACACGGACATCGAGGGCGCGTTCAACGGCGAGGTGGACTCGCTGCTCGTCCTCACCGGCGTGACGGACGGGGCGCAGCTCCTCGCCGCTCCGCCGCAGCACCGGCCGACGTATGTCGACGCCGATCTGCGCGGGATGCTCACCGGTCAGCCGGAGGTCGTCGAGGCCGGCGACGGGTTCCGCTGCGGGGGCTGGACGGCGACGGCCGGAAGCGGGGAGCTCGAACTGACGGGCGAGGGCGAGGCCCTCGACGGTCTGCGGGCCCTGTGTGCCGCCGCCTGGACGGCCGCCGGAGAAGGCGGTTGCGAGCTGGACGGGGGCAAGGCGCTGGCGCGCCTGGGGCTGTAGGCGTCACGGCTGGGGGTGCGGGCGGATCATCGTCGATGCGAGGGTAGGCTAACCTAACCTCGTGTTGGTCGACAGTCCTCCTGAACAGCGCGCGGAAACCGCCCCCGCGCCCCCAACCCGCCGGGCGATACGGACTCTTGGGCTCCTCGTCTCCGTGGGTGTCCTGCTG
This genomic interval carries:
- a CDS encoding DUF1015 domain-containing protein, which translates into the protein MNYAGPEEETPAGSGLELTPFRGLRYDPDRVGSLAAVTSPPYDVIVRPDGLLELESADPYNIVRLILPQDGTPAARNQQAADTLRHWLSEGILAADPEPGLYVYEQRDGDLLQRGVIGNLRLSEPSDGVVLPHEDVMPHVIADRAALMRATSANLEPLLLTYRGNGSGAGTAAVIERTVARTPLLSTTTEDGISHRLWAVTDPAELAEIRTDLGRHQALIADGHHRWATYLRLRAEHPSPSPWDYGLVLLVDTGRYPLRVRAIHRLLHRLPVAEALAGLGDSFRVRHLDVPLAEALGALSEAASEGNAFLLAGDGSFHLVDRPSPDLLARTVPADRPEAWRTLDATVLHAVLLDHVWGIPEDSPAHIAYIHDTSATVEKAEQDGGTAVLMHPVHEEVVRDLARQGVTMPRKSTSFGPKPASGLVLRALAP
- a CDS encoding HAD hydrolase-like protein: MSQTVRTRPEGSGQALSEAYDTALLDLDGVVYAGGLAIAHAVESLGTASKGGMHLAYVTNNALRTPDAVAEHLTELGIPTEASDVITSAQAVARLISEQVPAGARVLVIGGDGLRVALRERGLEPVDSAEDEPVAVVQGYGGPDLTWSRFAEACYAIARGVPWFASNTDLTIPGARGIAPGNGAAVEVVRIATGAEPQVAGKPLPPMHRETILRTGAKRPLVVGDRLDTDIEGAFNGEVDSLLVLTGVTDGAQLLAAPPQHRPTYVDADLRGMLTGQPEVVEAGDGFRCGGWTATAGSGELELTGEGEALDGLRALCAAAWTAAGEGGCELDGGKALARLGL